In the genome of Telluria mixta, the window CGTCGAATTCCCGACCATCGAAGACGGCCTGCGCGCCGTCGAGTTCATCGAAGCGGTGCAGGCTTCCGGCTTCGCCGGCGGTGCCTGGACCGCGCTTACGTCCGGTACCTGATTCCCTCCTGGCACGCCGTCCGGCGTGTTTTCTCACGGCGGGGCGGCGATTGCCGCCCCGCCGCTTTTCCCGTTTATCCGTCGCGAAATCGTATTCATGCCATGGATAGCTCGTATGGGAAAAATCCATTTTACTCATCCATCCCCGGGTCCGTACAGTAACCATCGCCGCATCAGAAACGGCACGGATGGCCGGCCCCGATCAATCAACCAAGCATTCAACATGTTCAAGTATTTCCCAACCAATTACGTCTGGAACCTCTCCGTCGACCTGGCGATCGAGATGGGCGCCCGCATCGGCGAGATCGAAGCGATGTGCGCCCCGCTGCAGGAAGCGGCGAAGCAGCCCGACGCCGCCGGGACGAAGGCGTTCCGCGAGACCTGGTCCAACATGGCCGACAAGCTGTGCGTCCTGGCGGAAGAGGACGAGGCGCGCGGCCGCCTGATCTCCGCCGGCGACAAGTACAGCCGTGCCGCGATCTACCTGCTGACGGCCGAACGCCTGCAGGCCCATGGCGCCCCGGGGCGCGTCGAGCTTTATCGCCGGTTTCTCGACCTGTTCGCGCGCGGCGTGAAGCTGTCCGGCGAGAACTGCGAGCGCGTCGAGATCCCGTACGGCGACGGCGTCATCTCCGGCCTGCTGGTCCGCGCGGAAAACGTCGACGGTCCCGCGCCGATCCTCGTCCAGGTCAATGGCCTCGACTCGACCAAGGAGATGAAATACCGCGTCGGCCTGCCGGCCTGGCTGGCGAAGCGCGGCGTCTCCTCGCTCGTCATCGACCAGCCGGGCACCGGCGAGGCGCTGCGCCTGCACGGCATGCACGCCGTCTACGACAGCGAGCGCTGGGCCAGCAAGGTGGTGGACTGGCTGGAGACGCGGGCCGACGTAGACTCCCGGCGCATCGGCCTGGAAGGCGTCTCGCTGGGCGGCTACTACTGCCCGCGCGCCGTGGCGTTCGAGCCGCGCTTCGCGCTGGGCGTCGTGTGGGGCGCGAACCACGACTGGTGCGACGTGCAGAAGAAACGGCTCGCGAAGGAAGGCAGCTTCCCCGTGCCGCACTACTGGGAACACGTGCGCTGGGTGTGGGGCGCCAAGGACATGGACGACTTCATGCGCATCGCGGAAAACGTCCACCTGGACGGCATCCTGGACCGCATCAAGGTGCCGTTCCTCGTCACGCACGGCCAGAAGGATTCGCAGATCCCGCTGCAGTGGGCCGAGCGCACCTACGAAC includes:
- a CDS encoding alpha/beta hydrolase family protein, which translates into the protein MFKYFPTNYVWNLSVDLAIEMGARIGEIEAMCAPLQEAAKQPDAAGTKAFRETWSNMADKLCVLAEEDEARGRLISAGDKYSRAAIYLLTAERLQAHGAPGRVELYRRFLDLFARGVKLSGENCERVEIPYGDGVISGLLVRAENVDGPAPILVQVNGLDSTKEMKYRVGLPAWLAKRGVSSLVIDQPGTGEALRLHGMHAVYDSERWASKVVDWLETRADVDSRRIGLEGVSLGGYYCPRAVAFEPRFALGVVWGANHDWCDVQKKRLAKEGSFPVPHYWEHVRWVWGAKDMDDFMRIAENVHLDGILDRIKVPFLVTHGQKDSQIPLQWAERTYEQLVNSPKRELKVFTEREGGVQHSSFDNSANAGAYIADWVAENLGGRTAL